Proteins from one Hemiscyllium ocellatum isolate sHemOce1 chromosome 6, sHemOce1.pat.X.cur, whole genome shotgun sequence genomic window:
- the gja3 gene encoding gap junction alpha-3 protein encodes MGDWSFLGRLLENAQEHSTVVGKVWLTVLFIFRILVLGAAAEEVWGDEQSDFTCNTQQPGCENVCYDKAFPISHIRFWVLQIIFVSTPTLIYLGHVLHIVRMEDKRKEREEEIRKAQNEADKELLLKNGKKEKLPFRDDHGKIRIQGALLRTYVFNIIFKAMFEIGFIVGQYILYGFKLSPLYRCNRWPCPNTVDCFISRPTEKTIFILFMLVVACVSLFLNLMEIYHLGWKKLRQGVTNRQPPELEQKPEPLTPVTRTAPSTFSYPYFPDTAEGPHPYPGGPPNEFKMAALPEDRSPYIAYNNKLAAEQNWANMAAEQNRQLSASNDNGNGSQEHALLVQANQESASAGGVPRGNGHLTTMAEMHEAPVSDTRPLSRASRASSGRARSDDLAV; translated from the coding sequence ATGGGTGACTGGAGTTTTCTGGGAAGGCTTTTGGAGAATGCGCAGGAACACTCGACAGTGGTAGGCAAGGTTTGGTTGACTGTGCTCTTCATCTTCCGAATCCTAGTGCTGGGGGCTGCGGCTGAGGAAGTCTGGGGAGATGAGCAATCTGATTTCACCTGCAATACCCAGCAGCCAGGTTGTGAGAACGTCTGCTATGATAAGGCATTTCCCATTTCTCACATCCGATTCTGGGTGCTCCAGATCATCTTCGTGTCAACGCCTACCTTGATATATCTGGGCCATGTACTGCACATTGTGCGGATGGAAGATAAAAGGAAAGAGAGGGAAGAAGAGATTAGAAAAGCCCAGAATGAAGCAGACAAAGAACTGCTGCTTAAAAATGGTAAAAAGGAGAAGCTTCCTTTTAGAGATGATCATGGCAAAATCCGAATTCAAGGGGCTTTGCTACGCACCTACGTTTTCAATATAATTTTCAAAGCGATGTTTGAAATTGGATTTATTGTAGGTCAGTATATCTTATATGGCTTTAAGCTTAGCCCACTGTATCGGTGCAATAGATGGCCATGCCCCAACACCGTGGACTGCTTCATATCACGGCCAACAGAGAAGACTATCTTCATCCTATTTATGCTTGTGGTGGCTTGCGTGTCCCTTTTCTTGAACCTAATGGAAATCTATCACCTCGGATGGAAGAAGCTGCGACAGGGTGTAACCAACCGACAGCCCCCGGAACTGGAGCAGAAACCGGAGCCCCTGACGCCAGTCACAAGGACTGCCCCGAGCACCTTCAGCTATCCATACTTCCCGGACACAGCCGAGGGACCCCATCCCTACCCCGGAGGCCCGCCGAATGAGTTCAAAATGGCGGCGTTGCCCGAGGATAGGTCGCCGTACATAGCATACAACAACAAATTGGCTGCCGAGCAGAACTGGGCCAACATGGCCGCCGAGCAAAACCGCCAGCTCAGCGCCAGCAACGACAATGGTAACGGGAGTCAGGAGCATGCGCTCCTCGTGCAAGCCAATCAGGAGAGCGCGTCTGCAGGCGGGGTTCCGCGCGGCAACGGTCACCTGACCACAATGGCCGAGATGCACGAGGCTCCCGTTAGTGACACACGACCGTTGAGCCGGGCCAGCAGAGCAAGCAGCGGCCGAGCAAGATCGGACGATCTGGCGGTTTAG